One part of the Salinimonas iocasae genome encodes these proteins:
- a CDS encoding PGPGW domain-containing protein, with translation MKTLRLTVGATLFAAGIILTLLPGSILLVLGGLLMLSYDWPRARTLLKYFQTGMSRSARKVDAMLLARKLR, from the coding sequence GAAAACGCTCAGACTAACGGTTGGCGCTACACTCTTTGCCGCTGGCATTATCCTAACGCTTCTTCCCGGTTCTATCTTACTGGTGCTCGGGGGGCTGCTGATGCTCAGCTACGACTGGCCCAGAGCACGGACTTTGCTCAAATACTTTCAAACCGGGATGAGTCGTAGTGCGCGTAAAGTTGATGCAATGCTGCTCGCCAGAAAGCTTCGTTAA